The genomic interval ccccctcccccgctctctctctctctctctctctctctctcacacacacacacacacacacaaaatatatatgcAACGATTGAGTAATTACTTTTTCTGGGCGGggatgggagcagggattgtgaacacacatataaaatgggACAACATATGTAACAGACATAACTCCTTTTGAAATAAACAAATTCATTTTACTGCAGTTTTTAACATATCATACTAAAAAATCACATTCATTGCAACAGAGCTCCAACACAAGAGATACAAGTGTCATCCACTTCAACAAGCATTTTATGACAGTGGGTTTTCACAGTGGAATGTAAACCATTTCATTTTCTTAAAGTGTATCTATAATACTGCTATTGACAGTGAAATAACATTAATATATTACCAGACACACTAATTTGGCACAGATGGTGAAATAAAAATAATGAGCCTGGGTACTGGCTGTGACGTATCCCTAGTAACCATCTCAGAAAATATAGGGCGGTGTCAGAGAATGTTTGATTGTGCAATCCTGTAGTCATTCTGTTGTagtactggatttgcaatgtgcttctgaaaataaatcaaagactGAATGATTTATTGAATATTTTTCTATAGAACCTGGCAGTAATGGAAAGAACAAATGTAGTAGAATAACCTCTCTAGATgtcaaattagaaaagaattaagtATGTACTGATCAGTAACATGAATTTTGTATGTACACTACATGACTGTCGCCAATGAGGTGCAAATCCATCTCGAATGAAGTACCTAGGAGTACTCACCTGCATTTGAGCACATATTAAGTTGTCAAATGGTGGAAAATATAATAAGCTAATCTGATCATGCATTGCATCCACATTGCAACTGGGCACCTGAAGATAGTGATGCTATGGATTTACCAACAGTCATTATGTAGGCATTAAGCattctataagcacattaatattatatagggtgttacaaaaaggtacgaccaaactttcaggaaacattcctcacacacaaagaaaaaaaaaaaaaaaatgttatgtggacatgtgtccggaaacgtttactttccatgttagagctcattttattacttctcttcaaatcacattaatcatggaatggaaacacacagcaacacaatgtaccagtgtgacttcaaacactttgttacaggaaatgttcaaaatgtcctccaccagtgaggatacatgcatccaccctccgttgcatggaatccctgatacgctgatgcagcctgtaaacattgcaatgactgcaaaaccacattcgtgatgaacactaacctattgatgctacgtactgatgtgcttgatgctagtactgtagagcaatgagtcgcatgtcaacacaagcaccgaagtaaacattaccttccttcaattgggccaactggcggtgaatcgaggaagtacagtacatactgacaaaactaaaatgagttctaacatggaaattaagcatttccggacacatgtccgcataacatcttttctttatttgtgtgtgaggaatgtttcctgaaagtttggctgtacctttttgtaataccctgtatacatTTACTGATGTGGCTTGACATACATAAACCATCACAATTTCATAAAGAATATAAATTTCTTCTACTCATTCATCACAATCTGTACATCACACTAAGAAGGTGAACCTACAGGGCTAAGGAGCAAGtgaaggtgaacattaacaaaagacaacCAAACATTGCTCAAGCTGTACACTATATTAACAAGAAACTATCACAATACTGCTCAACACTAGTTCTGTTTCTGCCAGTTACATGTGTTCTAGTGAATTAGAAAGAAAGCTACTGCTATTTCAGTTATATTAGGTAGCTGCAGGCTGTCTTACAAGAAACTTAATATTTACTTCAATAATCGAgtattttttcaaagaaaacagtAACCTAAATATGTATTTACATAGGACAGTTTACAATACACTATCTGCCATCCATCTAAAGAACGAATCAAATCCTTGCACTAAGGTAATCAGTGGATGGAGTCACTaatgaaatatgttttaaattttccttTGAATTTGCTGAGATAACTAATTACTTCTTGTATGTTAGATCTGAGCTTCTCAaatatcttcataccatagtacaTAACTTTGTTAAATCCTAGTTAAGGATGCAAAGTGTACACAAAAGTTATATTTCTGTCTTGTTTCGATAGTGCAAATCAAATTTCAGCTCGAACTGATTTTTCACTACCACATTACGCCTAGACTAAAATAATTCTGTGATTGTAGCAGTGGCTAAGAGTCAGCCAACTGCAGTTCTTTCTTGACACCTATGTGTCCACTATAAtgactgattttatttatttatttatttatttatttatttatttttttttttgggcacCACACAGCTTTCTCAGCCGTAGTACAATGTACAGGAAGGCAAAAGCCAATTGTTGCCCTATCCACCAACGTCACTGATGTACTTTCCACTGCTACTGacaatgacaacaataaaagtaatctgAACATATGTTTTTGATCTATTTGCATTGCATGTGCAGCTCTTGCTCGTTCTAAGTATGTGGAATGATGTATATAACAAACAACCCTGCACCATTATAGCTATCTGTCAACCAAGAGgttattttaatcaaaatttagaagAAAACATAATAAACTTGTTTATCACTAAGTCTGCCAAAGGTTCACAAAAGTGTTCAACAATATCCAAaaaaattttctattatttttccaGTAATATAATCTGAGAGGTGAAAAAAATTAACTTTCCAGAAATTACTGtcaaccacgttttgtattatttttcaatctttatttACCAAGATCTGTTTTGAACCagtatcatcagatggtacatatttattgcatgTTTGTAGCATTGTTGGAGTTGTGGAGCTGTGGCCAGGCGTGAACTGTACATACTTGTCACCACATTTGGTGTGTATACGTTTCGTTCTCTCGCCATAACTACATGAGCCACAAGAATGCTgcaaatatgcaataaatatgtaCTATCTGATGATAAACCACTTGTCAATTTAAAACAGTAAtggtaaatagaaactgaagaataaaaccaaaggcaacttgttgctgtaaaattttacaaaaatttaaatatgaaCTGAAATTGCTTCTTCTGGTAACTTCTGCTCTAAAGATGGATATTTAACAAAAACCTTGTGCTATTTAGAAGTAGATTTCAACATTCCGTAACAGTAACACGAGTAGTGACAGAGACCAATATgttcattattattacttttcttCCAATAAGCTGGCTGTAAATCTGTCAATAGCCAGGGTGTAGCCATAAACACAAAAAAGACACAGAGTGTAAAATCAGTGTAATCTACACCATTTTGATAGAAACAGAACAATGGTCCTTGGAACACAACATTATTTTTAACTAATCAAAACACACAGAAACTATATCCATAGAACAAATTCAGTTTATATAAAGTGATCTACTTCTCAATTATAAAAGGTAGATTGGCGTAAAGACATGACTCCACTTGCCTGTTTTGACCAGTAATGCCATCAACATCGTGTACACTATTTCAAACACATACAGTATGGTGACCACAACATCACTCATTACACATGGTAACAAACATAAACAGCATGTGAAGTATTTAACTCCAACAATAGAATGAAACTGACAGGGCAACCAAATGAAGAGGACAAACTAAACAAATGACAGTAAGAATAATGACATCACTGGAAAACAAATATTCACCAAAAAATCAAGCACACGAAATCctcaaaatttaacaaaaaaaaaatacagtaatgaAAACTACTTGTTCAGTAAATTTCATGCGGCCTACACATCTCAAATGAAGACGTCAATACCAGTAACCCATACAGAACTCAAAAACTCAACACAATTTTCACTTGACCTACATAGCCCCAACAAAGCTCTCAATACCAAGAACCAACCACTCTAAAATATGGTGTAAAGTAAAGCCCTAGATACCACAATTTCACTTACTCTATCTAACCAAAGTTCTCAATACAACAAAGCAAACCATGCTCACACGACTAATATCAGAAATGAATCCTAACCAAAGATGGTACATCAGTACCTATGATACCTACCAATAACAATCCAACAATTAGTGAGCACTAACAAGGAAATGCCAATAATTCAAGAAAACTTTCAACACCACCGATTTCAATACACACAAACAACTTAGCCCACTGCAACAAGCAATGAATCACTCGTAAATATCTGTATCTTCTTCACaatagaagaaaagagaaaaatattaaatCTCCAACTACAAGAAACAAAAGGCAATAGTATTTCCAAACAAAAATGAATCCACCAGCCAAAATATGCAAAttcaaagttgtttttgttgttgttgtggtcttcagtcccgagactggtttgatgcagctctccatgctactctatcctgtgcaagtttcttcatcttccagtacttactgcatcctacatccttctgaatctgcttagtgtattcatctcttggtctccctctacgatttttaccctccactgctaaatttgtgatcccttgatgcctcaaaacatgtcctaccaactgatcccttctttttgtcaagttgtgccacaaactcctcttctccccaatcctattcaatatctcctcattagttatgtgatctacccatctaatcttcagcattcttctgtagcaccacatttcgaaagcttctattctcttcttgtccaaactatttatcgtccatatttcacttccgtacatggctacactccatagaaatactttcagaaatgacttcctgacacttacatctatattcgatgttaacaaattcctcttcttcagaaacacttcccttgccattgccagtctacattttatatcttctttactttgaccatcatcagttaatttgctacccaaatagcaaaactcctttattactttaagtgtctcatttccttatctaattccctcagcatcacccgacttaatcagactacattccattatcctcgttttgattttgttcgaAGTAACTCACCAGAAATCCAGCGAAAATTCTTTCAATAGCAACCTGAAACATTCATCTAAAACTACTCACTAAAAAAAATCCAACACAACAGAGCCACCAAATCATACAACACACAATCTACAAACACAAAGTCTCAAAAATAATCAAGGTTCACCATGACCTTACAGGTGAAAGAAGATGGGTGTAGCATCAGCACCTGACCTTGTGCAAATAACCTCATGTTAATCTCAGGTAGTAAATAGTGAAAAGGCAATGACTGTCAATTGGCAAGAAAACGGGACTAAATTATCAAGAATGAAACTTAATTACTATTGGAACATTTTCTCGGAGTTTGCATCTTTTTGGTACAACCCAAAAAGGCCAGTACTGCCTGCTTTTGCACTTAGGAGATCTTTCTCACTGTACTGGCCCACAAACAGCATAGTTTCATTAAATCTGTtctacagcattttctttctaagCAGCACAACTAAGATGTAAGAACTGTCCATTCGACGATTTAAATTCTAATACTTAAATCATAAACCATTTACTCCCTAATGGTACTTATGAGTAACAATGAAGAGTAAATTTTCTAGACACTGATTTGATTTACGAATTTTCTGAATGTCAGGCGAGACATTCATATGAATCCTTACCTCCTATGTCAGCATCTTGTTTCGCAAATGCGAATTTCCCACTGTATCTCCAGTTTTGATGCAtttctcttccatttttttttaaccgATTTTCATAGCTATATActtcagtgactaaaaataaagttcAACAACTCCATTACTTACCATCTCAACATGTTTAAACGAGAGTTACATTTGAAGAAGCCTAGAACAGCCACTACAACAGTACTAAGTTGCATACAACACAGCTATGAATCTAAATCTGCCGCTTATAATGTTCATGAGTACAACACTACACGTGCAGTTTGAGTACATACGTCACAGTATTAACTAAATCCTATATATTTATATTATATGGGAAAATACTATATTTTCGCCACAATCATTTTAACTGATCAGCTTATTTGCCTCCCAGAATACGTTCCTGATTACTCTCCAACAATTTTGCGTTGCTGCGTACCGCTTTTCATCTCTTACAAATCACCATAAACTAATACTGAGGCACTACAACAGCTCCATGTAACATTTACCACCTCGAcgtaaacaataacaaacacagatctTTCTGCCCGCCAAAagtttcgtcatcttcaaagttAATACTCGCAACGCCTTCAACTGGATGTGGTAACTTCTGTGAACTACGTTACTTCCCGTGTTTCGCTGTCGCTTGAGTCGTGTTGCTTGGAGCCGTAATTGCGCGTCAGGCTGTATCTATACACAAACTATTAGTAGAATGTCGTGCTCAGGGTTTAGTTAAACGGAAGTATTAATGTATGTGAGGAGACCGGTGTGTTCGCCTGCTGACACGGTGACATTTAGTTTAGTTTTGCCCATAGATCATTTTTACAATGAAGAAACGCCATGTTGCATGCACAAACATCTGCGCCGAATGTGGATATTCTTGCATAACGAATTTCTGGGTAAATACGTTACGTCATGGCACTCGAGAGATAACCTAAATAAAACACCCAAATAAAATTTATAGTTTCAAGTATGTCTTGTTATAGGTAATACCAGTACAGTGGATTGTACGTCATGTAACATTAGGAATATGGTAAAGTTAATAACATTCGGAAAGAATTACTTGCGTATGTTTTGTTATAACAATTTCAGCAAACACGCCAAGTTTCTTTCACACAAATCGGGCGTGGCTGCTGAAAAAATGAACACCGATGTAAACGAGATGAAAACTCTTTCGAGGAAGATGTTTGAGAAAGCTGTAGAGTCAGTTCAGCCTCATAACATCATAAGAGAGAATGTGAAACTGAGCGATACTAAGTTGTTTGTTCAAAACGAAACATACATTGTAAACGAGAACTGTTATATAGTAGGTTTTGGGAAAGCTGTGTTGGGCATGGCTGTAGAAATTGAAAACATTTTAGGGAAACATTTAGTTACTGGGATTGTAAGTGTACCACTTGGAATTTTGGACACATTCAAGAACATGCCACACATGCTTCCAATGGAAAACACGAAACTACAAGTAGTGGAAGGAGCAGAAAATAATTTACCGGATGAGAATGCATTAGCAGCCTCCAGAAAAATAGAAGCACTATTGAGAAGCCTAAATGAAAGTTCTTTAGTTATTGTTCTGATCTCAGGAGGTGGTTCAGCACTTCTACCAGCTCCAGTTCCACCACTAACTTTAGGTGAAAAGATAGAAACCATAAAACTCTTGAGCTCTGCTGGTGCAAATATTATGGAACTAAACTGTATCAGAAAAACGCTTTCTTACTTGAAGGGTGGAGGCCTTGCTAAATTGGCTTACCCAGCACAGAttatttcacttattttgtcaGATGTTGTTGAGGACAATTTAGGCTACATTGCAAGTGGTCCAACAGTACCAAATACAGATGGAATCAATGATGCTTTGAATATAATAAAGAAATATGACTTGCTTGACAGGATTCCGTTGTCAGTCTCTACAGTACTGAGTAATACAGCATCTCATGCACTTGACTGTTTCCCACACACACAAAACTTAATAATTGGAAACAACTCTATAGCTCTGTATAGTGCAGCCACAGAAGCAAGTGTTAATGGCTACCATCCAGTTGTTTTGACCAGAAGTATTTTTCACAGTGTGCAAGAAGTCTGCAGAGCTTACATATTACTAATTACAAATATATGCAAATTTTTGAGTGGGCAGATATCAGAGAAAAAATTCTTAAACACATTTGCTACAGTTACCTACAACATACCTCTGGAGACAGATTTGCAAGAAAAACTGCTCCAAGGGCTATACAATTTTAGTGAGACTAACGGACTGTGTTTGTTGGCTGGTGGGGAGACAACAGTCcaggtgaaaggaaaagggaaaggtgGCCGTAATCAAGAATTAGCACTCCTTTTCTCACTGAGTTTACAGGATGCCCTTAAGGACGAACCTGAtctaaataaatataatattttgcTTCTAAGTGCTGGTACAGATGGTATAGATGGTCCAACTGAAGCAGCAGGTGCAATTGGATACAACCAGCAAGTTGAAATTGCTGAAAAatgcaatttgaacattacagaataTCTCAGAAATAACGATTCTCACAATTTTTACCTAAAGTTGGGCATTTCTGATGACTTAATAATTACAGGACATACAGGAACAAATGTAATGGATGTGCATATTATAATCATAAAGGCTGCAAAAGTATGTAAATGTTGTAAAATGTCAGAAAAGCTTTGAATATGTAAATCgtaaacacagtaaatattcaTTGTCACCAAAAATTAAGCTCTGTCTTACACTTTTATTATTGGTttacttttttaataaatgtgATGAGCTGTGTACCTAGTTgtcattaaaatcattcatttgtgcAGCCATCTGTATTGCACACAAATTACTATTttctgttgtgattttttttctcctgGATGTGTCTAAAACAAGGTATACTTTTGCACCAGAACTgttatttaaaaattgtaaaacccAACAGGAATTCAGAAAAATCTTTGGAAGAACACAGACTATATAATTGATCTTTGTGTCCATAATCCACACCAGTGTCTGTTCATTTTAAATGTTTTGTGTGCATGAATTGCACAGCTATTGTTATACTGCTTTACTCCTTGCTCCACACTTTCAATGTGAAAGTTAATTATCTGAGTTCTATTTAGTTGAAATATTACAGAATTGTACTATGTCAATTTAAAGAGCTCTGTCCACTTGTGCAGTTATTTGGTAGTACCATAGAAATGTCTGTATATGTTTTAAGAACAATAGTCCAGCACACATTCATGTttaacagttctctctctctctctctcttttcgttGTAACAATAGAAATACAGTGGATAGAAATGTGTCTAAATTATAATATTTGTGTGTGTAACAGATGAGTGCCACCCATATCATCATACAAAATCTTGTCAGACTAAAGAAGGTTTCTCATGCTAAAACTGGTGTCATCCAGTGATGTTGTCTTATTATACTGTTGCCAACTTATAATACTGTGGTAAATGTTTGCCTGCCTGGATCTTTGTGAAATGTTTAAACAAAATTTTCAGGAAGTGGGAGAATTTGTTGTAAAATTGTAAGAAATTACAtgaaataatttcctttctcagaaTGCTTATTAATTCCAGACATACCAAACAACACATAGTGACTATGTAAATGCACATGTGCAAACTTAACACAGCCTATGTCGGGGAAAAAGGAAAATATGTTTAGAAGTTTTAAAATAACTACATGCAATAATGGGTGCAGTCAATTATTAGACGCATTTACGCACTTATTCCGTGGATTCTTTTATGCATGTTAGGTATCAGGACGTGGAATGAGTCAGAAAATGAATAAATATAGACATGCAACAAGAGCTGTCAGGGAGAATACAATTAATTTACAAAATGTTGAaagagaaagtaataaaataaaactagGACAAAAGCAGAAGCAAAGTGAAACAAAAGGCATGGAAATTGGCATAGTACAAGGATTGCGATATGTTTTGCAACAATATATAACAAATAACaatcaaaatataagaaaacaaaacACTCTACATATGTATCTTAAAAATTCGTCTAATGAATAAATTGTTTTATCAAATaagtacatatttatttttaaattactgttaCCACACAGACCTTTGATGTTATTAGGCAGTGAATTAAATGTCTTAGTACTAGATTCCTTTCTATATGTGGTTTTGAATTCACACTTATGTCTTCCTGCTTGTATTGTAATCATGGCACATTTTGTTTGCTTTGAAGTGCACAGGATTTTCAGCCATAAAGCTCGTAATGGAAAAAATATGTTGAGAAGTGGTAGTAGCCATTCCAAGTTTCTTAGAAAAATAACAGaacattatgggggggggggggggggacatctgcACTTATCTTGTTTAGCAACAGTACTGTCCATCCTATCTCAGgtatttccaattttttatttttgataatttttttccaaaacacaAAGCTGCAGAGTAAATATAGTTTCAGCTTTTTGATGGAATTAATCCTGTTCTTAACTTACCAATGGCAATTAAAAACTCAAAGATGAAACAAGTAAAGCTAATCATGCCATCTTTACTCATTAGcttattttacaaatttcattgtttgtatttaatccagatgttgcagaattacGTTAATGTTTACTGCTGAATGAAGTATACTACCCATCCATACTAAACAAGCACACATAGCTAAGATGTTAACTGAACAGGACTACAATTGGTACATAGTATACAATTCAAGTCTTAATCTGCCATAGATTCATATTGTTCCAAACAAACAAGAATGACTAGAAACAGAAATTGTCACCAAGCAGATCAAACATATATACAAAATTGCATGATCTCCAAGCGAATGAAAATTGAAAATGGAACTGACACTTAAATACTCTAATTGATGGACTCATTTCAGTGTGTGTCATGCCAAGAAGCAgttattgctgtggtcttcagtccgaagactggtttgcacCTCTATCCTGcggaagtttcttcatctccgaataactactgcaacatgcatctgtttgcacctgcttactgtattcatctgttagtctctttctataatttttacccctCCCCCACCAGATTTCcatcaaatactaaactggtgatgcccTGACTTCTCAGAATGTGTATCAACCTATCacttattttagtcaagttatgccacaaatttcttgtctccccagttctgttcaatacctactcACTGGTTACattatctacccctctaatcttcagcatccttctgtacaaCCACACGtcaaaagcttctgctctctttttgtccaaacttccatacaaggctacactccagaaaagatGCCCTGACACTTCACTCTATATTcaataacaactttctcttcttcataaacacttttgCTGCCAGTGTCCGTCTACAAATTATagtctctctactttggccatcattagttattttattgcccaaatagcaaaactcatttactactttgtttcttttttttctaatctaatcccttcagcatagcttgatttaatttgactacttgaTGTTACCTTTTTCCCCATTCTGTTAGTATTcattttatatcatcctttcaggacactgcccattccattctgcCCTGTCCCTCACCCTTCTCAGCCACTGGATTCATTTTGTGTCGCtccactcataactgccatctggtttctgtacaagttatgctcactttcagaatttcagtgtgttccagtcaacgacttcaaaagatttctccaaatctacaaatgttataaacacaggtttgcctttgcttaacctatcttataagataagtcaaAGGGTCAGTGCTGCTTagtgttttcctacatttctctgaaatccaaactaatcttacctgaggttgacttctaccaattttcttttcttctgtggtTGAAACCTGTAATTGATaggagtgagatttttggggaaatttaCAGTATATATCAAAAGGATAGACTAATGGTAAATGGAGgtgatgtatttgtcacagtagataaactcaaatccactgagatagaaattgaagctgcatgtgagactgtttggtCAAAATGCAgtgtcaggggtgggcataaaatggtaattggatccttttatcacCCAACATACTCATCTCTTGATATAACTGAAAatgttagagaaaacctcagttcacttgtatgtaagttcacCAATCATACTGTAGTGATCGGTGCAGACTTTAATCATCCATTTATCAACTGGGAAAATAGCTGTTTTGTTAACTGTgggtgtgacaagacatcctgcAAAACATTGCTAAATGCCTTGTCTGAAAGCTATTTAGAACAGATAGTTcaaaaccccactcatgatggaaatattgtggatctaatggcaacaaatatacCTGGCATTTTTTAGGATGTCTACCCTGAAGctgttatcagtgaccatgatgcggttGAAGCAAGAATGATTACAACTCAAAAACagaaaactagataaaaaaaaaacatcatagGGTAATATCTCAATGAGGAATGTGAAACTTTCAGCAAATAGCAGAAACACAGAGGATATAtgcctcaagtttaaaagaatacttgACCAAGCACTGGATATATATTGTGATGGTACCTAACTGTTACTGCTGAGCAGTTGCTGTTCTAAACAACAGTCCA from Schistocerca gregaria isolate iqSchGreg1 chromosome 6, iqSchGreg1.2, whole genome shotgun sequence carries:
- the LOC126278316 gene encoding glycerate kinase — its product is MVKLITFGKNYLRMFCYNNFSKHAKFLSHKSGVAAEKMNTDVNEMKTLSRKMFEKAVESVQPHNIIRENVKLSDTKLFVQNETYIVNENCYIVGFGKAVLGMAVEIENILGKHLVTGIVSVPLGILDTFKNMPHMLPMENTKLQVVEGAENNLPDENALAASRKIEALLRSLNESSLVIVLISGGGSALLPAPVPPLTLGEKIETIKLLSSAGANIMELNCIRKTLSYLKGGGLAKLAYPAQIISLILSDVVEDNLGYIASGPTVPNTDGINDALNIIKKYDLLDRIPLSVSTVLSNTASHALDCFPHTQNLIIGNNSIALYSAATEASVNGYHPVVLTRSIFHSVQEVCRAYILLITNICKFLSGQISEKKFLNTFATVTYNIPLETDLQEKLLQGLYNFSETNGLCLLAGGETTVQVKGKGKGGRNQELALLFSLSLQDALKDEPDLNKYNILLLSAGTDGIDGPTEAAGAIGYNQQVEIAEKCNLNITEYLRNNDSHNFYLKLGISDDLIITGHTGTNVMDVHIIIIKAAKVCKCCKMSEKL